In Silene latifolia isolate original U9 population chromosome 3, ASM4854445v1, whole genome shotgun sequence, a single window of DNA contains:
- the LOC141647592 gene encoding protein RETICULATA-RELATED 3, chloroplastic-like encodes MTPAITHLLYAPLSSTPHIKHDHRLNHRPFSPTNLTLRSNPSPTFPIHLSVAYGGGIGNSGGNNINNGGGGGGHGGDSNSNPNSDDTSPPWYENLGLIGMFLKGWQERVAADPQFPFKVLMEEIVGVTSCVIGDMASRPNFGLNELDFVFSTLIVGSILNFTLMYLLAPSISATSSGLLPGIFAACPPSHMFEPGNFGLIPRIGTFVYKGTLFAAVGFAAGLVGTAISNGLIAVRKKMEPGFETPNKPPPTLLNAVTWALHMGLSSNLRYQTLNGVEGVLAKAASPGLFKAAVVGLRCANNVLGGVSFVVLARLTGSQSVSSGVEEADEKEKLVADVTEGLHSNQST; translated from the coding sequence ATGACGCCGGCGATCACTCACCTCCTCTACGCCCCTCTCTCCTCCACACCCCACATCAAACACGACCACCGTCTCAACCACCGTCCCTTCTCCCCAACTAATCTCACTCTCCGATCCAACCCCTCTCCCACCTTCCCCATCCATCTCTCCGTGGCGTACGGGGGCGGAATCGGAAACTCCGGCGGTAACAACATCAACAACGGCGGAGGTGGAGGTGGACACGGCGGAGATTCCAACTCCAACCCCAACTCCGACGACACATCACCGCCATGGTACGAGAATCTAGGATTGATCGGAATGTTCCTCAAGGGATGGCAAGAACGAGTAGCAGCGGACCCACAATTCCCGTTCAAAGTCCTGATGGAAGAGATCGTAGGCGTGACATCATGCGTCATCGGCGACATGGCGTCACGTCCTAATTTCGGTCTCAACGAACTCGACTTCGTCTTCTCTACTCTCATTGTGGGGTCCATTCTCAACTTCACCCTCATGTACCTTCTAGCACCTTCCATTTCCGCCACCTCATCCGGTCTCCTCCCTGGGATCTTCGCCGCGTGCCCCCCCAGTCACATGTTCGAACCCGGTAACTTCGGGTTGATCCCCCGGATTGGGACGTTTGTCTACAAAGGAACGCTTTTTGCTGCGGTTGGGTTCGCGGCGGGGTTGGTGGGGACTGCTATATCAAATGGATTGATTGCAGTTAGGAAGAAGATGGAGCCGGGTTTTGAGACGCCGAATAAGCCGCCTCCCACTTTGCTTAATGCTGTTACTTGGGCGCTGCATATGGGGTTGAGTAGTAATTTGAGGTATCAGACTTTGAATGGAGTTGAGGGGGTGTTGGCCAAGGCGGCGAGTCCCGGGTTGTTTAAGGCAGCTGTTGTTGGGTTGAGGTGTGCTAATAATGTGCTTGGGGGAGTATCCTTTGTTGTGTTGGCTAGGTTGACCGGATCGCAAAGTGTTAGCAGTGGCGTCGAGGAGGCTGATGAGAAGGAGAAACTGGTGGCGGATGTTACAGAAGGGCTGCATAGTAATCAGTCGACTTAA